From Arachis stenosperma cultivar V10309 chromosome 2, arast.V10309.gnm1.PFL2, whole genome shotgun sequence, one genomic window encodes:
- the LOC130960553 gene encoding APO protein 3, mitochondrial: MRAIVISSEIISHLKRLPHRFNATFSFSSETSPLVALGDDRESTYSDVPKPCRRKSQRKPYVTPMKVLIERAKKEREARKAQPCRVLEEPPDNGLLVPELVEVSHRVYLARNSLVSGLSQLVRVIPVLRCELCNEVHIGYVGHEIRTCTGPRSGSRSAMHVWRRGGARDVVFFPKCFHLYDRVGKPRVGHDERFSVPRIPAIVELCIQAGVDLVKYPTKRRTKPVYCIEGRIVDFESVAEDIENKIKLSSENIKALPNASPVLARHVENFPNLVMNNSNLDWLSEEERNKVRVLSSHTLEAWFEMISGAKKMMEKYSVHTCGYCPEVQVGPKGHKLRMCKASKHQSRNGLHAWQEATIDDLVGPNYVWHVDDLNGSPLNNNLKRYYGKAPAVVELCVHGGAHIPNLYKSMMRLDVVSPDRDEVDLVA; encoded by the exons ATGCGCGCCATTGTCATCTCTTCGGAGATAATTTCTCATCTTAAGCGACTGCCACACCGCTTCAACGCAACCTTCTCCTTCTCGTCGGAGACTTCACCGCTGGTGGCGTTAGGGGACGACAGAGAATCCACTTACTCTGACGTGCCGAAGCCTTGCCGGAGGAAATCACAGAGGAAGCCGTATGTGACGCCGATGAAGGTGCTGATAGAGAGGGCGAAGAAGGAGAGAGAAGCGCGTAAGGCACAGCCATGTAGGGTTCTGGAGGAACCACCGGATAACGGGTTGCTGGTTCCGGAACTTGTTGAGGTGTCTCACCGAGTATATCTAGCTCGAAATTCACTCGTATCTGGTCTGAGTCAACTCGTCCGAGTCATTCCCGTGCTGCGCTGCGA GTTATGCAATGAGGTTCACATTGGTTATGTTGGTCATGAAATTCGAACATGTACTGGACCAAGGAGTGGTTCCAGGAGCGCAATGCATGTTTGGAGAAGGGGAGGGGCACGAGATGTGGTCTTCTTCCCAAAATGCTTTCATCTTTATGACCGTGTTGGTAAGCCAAGAGTCGGACATGATGAGAGGTTCAGTGTCCCTCGCATCCCTGCCATTGTTGAACTCTGTATACAGGCCGGTGTAGATCTTGTAAAGTATCCCACAAAAAGGAGAACGAAACCCGTATACTGTATTGAGGGAAGAATTGTTGATTTTGAATCAGTTGCAGAagatattgaaaataaaataaaactttctTCTGAAAATATCAAAGCTCTTCCCAATGCATCTCCTGTGCTGGCAAGGCATGTAGAGAATTTCCCAAATTTAGTGATGAACAATAGCAATctggattggttgagtgaggaAGAACGGAACAAAGTAAGGGTTTTAAGTAGTCATACCCTAGAGGCATGGTTTGAGATGATATCAGGTGCAAAGAAGATGATGGAGAAGTACAGTGTGCATACTTGTGGATATTGTCCCGAGGTCCAGGTTGGTCCGAAGGGACATAAGTTGAGAATGTGCAAGGCTTCAAAGCATCAGTCTCGGAATGGTTTACACGCGTGGCAAGAGGCAACAATAGATGATCTTGTGGGTCCGAATTATGTCTGGCATGTCGACGATCTGAATGGATCTCCTCTGAATAACAATTTGAAGAGATATTATGGCAAGGCTCCGGCTGTGGTGGAACTCTGTGTGCATGGAGGGGCTCATATTCCAAATCTGTATAAGAGCATGATGAGATTAGATGTTGTCTCCCCAGATCGGGACGAAGTTGACCTTGTTGCCTGA